tagcatccactatctttcgtcagtaacactgaTGAGGAGATATTGTCGAACATCAGGTTAGAATAAAATTAAgaataaaatatatatgtttGCCACCACTCATAATGTTGTTTTGCTTCTGAATTCATTGTTGTTACTCTCACATAACTGGATACACATACGTAACGATATGACAAAATTGGATTGAATTTGGACGTGGCTTCCTGTCATAATATGACGTACTTATTGAAATGCTCTGTCAGTAGAGTGGAaggaagtgagtgggaagatggcGTCACTGTAAATGTCAGatgtgacaggaagtgatcaataTCATGGGCACACTAAATTTCAATCAaaacttcatttgcatactccATGAGCTATTTCAATCTaaacttcatttgcatactccATGAGCTATCTCAATCTaaacttcatttgcatactccATGAGCTACAGTCAAAGAAGACACAAGAAACTCTTGACATTTCATGGACGTGTGAGATCCATGaactctttttcttcttctggaACACAGAGAAATTGCTACATATGATATCTACAAGGAGCAATTTTGTGCTCAATGACACCACTGTTGTGAAGTCTTCGAAGAAGTTCAAACTCGGCGGCAAAATCGTGAGGGTGTTGGCGATTTAGAACACTTTCGATGGAGGTAACGTTATCCCAGTAGTGGTAGGGGACTGTGTGGCTTTGTTGGTCCCGTGCAAACGGGTAGAAACCGTACAGGCGGACGGAATCACACAAGGTGATGGCGATTTCTACCAGGAGTAGCCCTGTTGAAGGTCTGTCTTCACTGTTGTGATCCTTGTCCAGAACTTCCCAAATCCTAGAGAGATAGACAACAAACATTGAAGAATGGATTCGACTTCGATGTATACTTCATGTAAtcatggaagttcatctgtgttggtagtaatcattagatactaaactttcttctaacacaaaggtatacagggatcaaattttcaacgaccagtactgtcgccttcttcaggattaattctgatgaccaatcacttcagaatgtaatctcgcgagagttacagacacgtgatcttattaacaacgtgatcttgtggatacgtgacgtcagcaattggtcaaacgtgtcAGGAAGTTTATTAAGCCCACCATCTTTATTTGTtaatggctggagtgccctTATGTATAACTGCCTCTTTTAAACCTCTTACAAAGTAGTCCTGTCCAGTATTATGACTTTGTCCAGTGAAGCCAGACAAACTTCAAACTATATaattcatgtaacgttagtggACAAAATGCATTAATTAGTGGGAATGAAATGCGTTTCTATGCGTGTACGATTTCATGTTTATCGGAGTTAAGACatcgttgatgaaggttagacaccagGTAAACAAAGTTGTTGGATGTTTAGGTTTTACGTAGATCTGTGTGCCCTAATAAGTGAGAgcggaaagaaagaaagaaagacagtgaAAATTGACGAGATTCATACTTACTGACGACGCATGCCGTCCTGCCCAAGTTCAGAAGTTGGTACTCCCATGACGACAACAATATTCAGTCCCTGTCTTCTCATGGTTTCCTCCAAATCTCTGCTGTGTTGCAAATACTCCCTGGTCGATCGCGACTTCTACAGAGATGGAAAAAtgcatttgttttatttatttattcatttggcTGTTATTACATTTTCTACCATGTTGCACACTTTTGTTCAATGGTTTTATGATTGTATTCTTGAGTAAAGAATTTGAGAAAACAAACTGACACACTTACTGGAATGAACAATATCGCGTTGTTGGCTGTATAAATGTTCCTATCCTGTCGCGCTTTCCTTTTGCCATGGAAGAGCTCGTCTACCCATTTGGACATGATAGTGTTCAGAACCATCATGGAAGTCTTCTTCCCCACGTCTTTGGTGTAACCGTCTTGGGGGCTCAGGTTGAACCTTAAAACGAAGACTAAATTTACGGTTTAAACTGTAATAAAAGACTTGTACGTAACgaaaatcatcaaaatccattcattcattctttattGAGTTATCAGTTTCCAAAGTCTCGAACAATAGTGGCCCTGCACATATTGCCATTATGTGCACATATTGCAATATTCTGTGTTATGATAGTATCTTAACTTCAAAAGGGTCCCGTGGCTATCACctagggtgggtaccggtacggtgtccCGGTGCGAAAccgtattttttcttgttggatcgAAGCGGACCAGAACCTGAATTTTTCTGTACCGGTCCCCATCCCTACTCTCACCTGATGACAAAGTCACTCGTATCAATTTCACCACCGCAACCGCTGTTTAGCAGGATCCCACTGCTGCCCACCAGTGCGCATGTGCCGTAGTGACGTAATGGCGAAACCCCCTGACACTCTCCTGTCGCTAGGCAACGCCGTATGAGGTTGTCGTCTGAGTTAACTCGTACTATAGCCATCGTTTGCCTCAAAGTGGATCTCAACACAGTCCTgcagaaaaatagaaaaatgaatAAGCATAGTCTTCGAAACGACATCTAAACAATCAGTGTCAGTTACAGGATCAAGCATACCATTGTTCATTATAAGGAAGACTATTGAAAACATCAGCAAGCAGCTGTGACATTTTGGTCATAATTAACATCCAGAAAGTTCATATGAAATATCTTTGAAAAACTGTAACTGAGAGAGTTTATTAGTGTGTTAAAAACTAACTCTAACCTTGTGGCTATCCCATGCCACAAGATTAGAGTTCCTGTCTTCTATAAGTAAAAGCCGGTCTCGCAAAATGTAGCCAAAAacgaattccctagggaatggaTGCGTGGAATTTTAGAATTCCTGGCAATTCAATCGTAGTACTATACCAACGGCTCCAcccttgaggcgtcgccaaaaaaataaataaatgtaacattgaCTTCAAAATCAAAACTCAGCACAAACTGATCAAATATGATTACTTCACAAATGTAGACTTGAATTAGTGGTGAAAGACATGGAAAGAATCAACGctacttttattttattcatattcttTTAATGAGCATCAGACAAAAACCAACATCTGCCTATGGTATTCTACTCAGTGAAACATAAAATAACAGTCAGAGTTAACAAAGAGAACTAATAAATACAACACAGACATGCAACAGCGATTGTCATGAAAATAAACTAAGTCATACACAAGGCTGGCTTACCAATGTGGGCAATGGAATTTAACTAAGTGAATCGCCCTGTCTTGGAAATATAGTTGAACACAAAGTCGAATATTTGACAGTTTATTGAACGCAGGAGGAAAGGGCTGCCCATAATGAGTAGGATACATAAGGTCAGAGGAATTGATATTAGGAATTGAGGGCATCAGACGAGAGTACTTCTTCTAGGTTGAAACAGGACACGGATTGCAACATATGAGTCGTTTCATATCATATAACTGGCAATGTAACAGCGCTACTTACTTCATTTTTGAAAACTCTGCTTGGTTCTGTGCCCATTGCTTGGCTGTATCTATCCTGGGAGCGAAGGCTAAAGGATGGATAACTCTGAAATAATCGTACAAGATACAGTGAAATAAACGATGATAATCATTTTGAAAAGTTCGTCCCTTTTTGATAACTCGCTTCCTTTTATCTATGCAACGTACATGAAAATATAGGCcttggttgtcacgtgactaCTTGTAACGTCATGTGATAGTAAGGTCACGTGTTTTAAATAATTTTTCGACGCCGACGTAGATAAACCTTTAGAGTAATAAACATGCTTGCTAGGTGATGAATTTGCTGGAAAAGCATAAATGTAGATATAAATGTGTATAAGGAAACATATCTCACCTAGCTGTTGTGTAAGCTTGGTGGCCAGAATACATAGAACAGACGACCAGGAGTAGAAACGTGGCTGCCAAAATAACTCTTGTCTTTTTCTTTAATTGGAAGATAACTTCTGAAACAAAAACCGTCAGCACAATACACTAATCTCACATATTATGATTGTGCTATCAGTTTCCGATAATCCAGGCCACAAGAAATTTAtgatttcacacacacacacacacacacacacacacacacacatacacacaaacacacacacaaacacacatacatacacacacacacacacacacacacacatacacacacatacatacacacgaaacacacacatacacacaaacacacacacaaacacaagcatacgcacacacacacacatgcacacacacacaagcacacacacacatgcacacacacacaagcacacacacacacacacacagagatgcacacacacacacacaagcacgaacacacacgcacatacatacacacacacatacacgcacacacatacacacacacacaaacacgcacacgcacacacacaagcatatacacacacacacatacacacacacgcgcgcacgcacgcacacacaaccACACCATGATCCACCACAATACTAAGACTGACGTGTGGCCAAAGCTCTCTATTAGCCATAGGCTATTGTCGAGGACTTAAGAGCCTTGTAAACTTACAGTTAGCCAGGAAACCACTATTGTTGAAAAATAACTTACAAATCCTGAGTCACGGGGCATGGTATTATTCTTAACACGTCAACACAAAACATCCTTTATACATATAGAAGGCCAAGGACGTGTTGaggaaaaatgaaatatattcGATATGATATTATCAGAGAACATAAGATACCCTGTGACTAAGTATAGATCATGAAGAAATTCTTACCTTTCCATAGACCTATGTGGCTTCGAGGCAACATTTTTGGACACGAAAATTTCAGCAGCAGATTGAACGCATTCTTGGGACGGAAATGGAGCCCGACGTGCCCTCCAAAATTAGCTTAGCACCCTTCCTTAGCAACGACTTGTTCTGTTGTAACCTCCATTAGTCCCGAAGCGTCGTACGACACAAAATATCGCACGAAATATGCGACGTGTATACCTTACACTGGACCTGTAGCATGCTTGAATCAGTAAGTGTTACACAATAGATCATTTAATTTAAACGTGACGAAAATAACAACGCCCAACAGACGACATATGACCTTCTGatt
The sequence above is drawn from the Branchiostoma floridae strain S238N-H82 chromosome 17, Bfl_VNyyK, whole genome shotgun sequence genome and encodes:
- the LOC118404063 gene encoding alpha-2,8-sialyltransferase 8B-like isoform X1, whose translation is MLPRSHIGLWKEVIFQLKKKTRVILAATFLLLVVCSMYSGHQAYTTARVIHPLAFAPRIDTAKQWAQNQAEFSKMKTVLRSTLRQTMAIVRVNSDDNLIRRCLATGECQGVSPLRHYGTCALVGSSGILLNSGCGGEIDTSDFVIRFNLSPQDGYTKDVGKKTSMMVLNTIMSKWVDELFHGKRKARQDRNIYTANNAILFIPKSRSTREYLQHSRDLEETMRRQGLNIVVVMGVPTSELGQDGMRRQIWEVLDKDHNSEDRPSTGLLLVEIAITLCDSVRLYGFYPFARDQQSHTVPYHYWDNVTSIESVLNRQHPHDFAAEFELLRRLHNSGVIEHKIAPCRYHM
- the LOC118404063 gene encoding alpha-2,8-sialyltransferase 8B-like isoform X2, whose amino-acid sequence is MLPRSHIGLWKVIFQLKKKTRVILAATFLLLVVCSMYSGHQAYTTARVIHPLAFAPRIDTAKQWAQNQAEFSKMKTVLRSTLRQTMAIVRVNSDDNLIRRCLATGECQGVSPLRHYGTCALVGSSGILLNSGCGGEIDTSDFVIRFNLSPQDGYTKDVGKKTSMMVLNTIMSKWVDELFHGKRKARQDRNIYTANNAILFIPKSRSTREYLQHSRDLEETMRRQGLNIVVVMGVPTSELGQDGMRRQIWEVLDKDHNSEDRPSTGLLLVEIAITLCDSVRLYGFYPFARDQQSHTVPYHYWDNVTSIESVLNRQHPHDFAAEFELLRRLHNSGVIEHKIAPCRYHM